The Thermodesulforhabdaceae bacterium genome has a window encoding:
- a CDS encoding decaprenyl-phosphate phosphoribosyltransferase, with translation MFYKLLPYVKLIRPVHWIKNGLVFAPIFFGKKLFVWQTFLCGIKAFALFSLVASGIYILNDLHDRHRDKYHPQKANRPLASGAVSTSTALFMSGILLISGVGLGFAFNKQLAVLIVVYILLSEAYSLKLKHIAPLDAICVAMGYLLRILAGSVASGIETSRWLFLTSFFVALFIALAKRLGELNIEDNTSHRPVLQSYSSGYLLAATSATASASLVTFALYTVEKGHHDLVYAVIPASYGILRYLLTITTRKGSEPIQIFLKDPQLQVATFVLLTVMGWIIYR, from the coding sequence ATGTTTTATAAGCTTTTGCCCTATGTAAAACTTATCAGACCGGTCCATTGGATAAAAAACGGGCTGGTCTTTGCTCCCATATTTTTTGGAAAGAAGCTTTTCGTATGGCAGACTTTTCTGTGCGGTATCAAAGCCTTTGCTCTCTTTTCTCTGGTAGCAAGTGGCATATACATTCTAAACGATCTTCATGACAGACATCGAGATAAATACCATCCACAAAAAGCCAATCGCCCTCTTGCATCAGGAGCGGTATCTACTTCGACGGCTCTTTTTATGTCTGGCATTTTGCTGATATCAGGCGTTGGACTGGGATTCGCTTTCAACAAACAATTGGCTGTTCTTATTGTTGTCTATATTCTCCTTAGCGAAGCCTATTCATTAAAACTCAAACACATAGCGCCTCTAGATGCAATTTGTGTGGCGATGGGGTATCTTTTAAGAATCCTGGCTGGTTCAGTCGCTTCGGGCATTGAAACATCTCGGTGGCTTTTCTTAACAAGCTTCTTTGTGGCGCTTTTTATCGCTCTTGCCAAAAGGCTCGGTGAATTAAACATCGAAGACAACACATCCCACCGACCTGTTTTGCAGAGTTACTCCTCTGGATATCTTCTCGCCGCAACATCCGCCACAGCAAGTGCATCACTTGTAACCTTTGCTCTCTATACTGTAGAAAAAGGGCATCACGACCTTGTTTATGCGGTAATTCCAGCCTCCTACGGAATCCTTCGATACCTTCTTACGATAACAACCAGGAAAGGGTCAGAACCCATCCAGATATTCCTAAAAGATCCGCAACTTCAGGTAGCTACTTTTGTTTTACTCACGGTAATGGGATGGATAATATATCGTTGA